GGTTTAGCTTCAGGGAATTTTCCTTTATTAGTGTCTTCGACTTTCTTCTTAACTTCAGCTTTTTCTTCAGGAGTTAAGTTAGTCTTGTCTTCAACTTCAGTCTTCGCTGGAACTGTTGGGTCAGTCAAGTCTGCTTGAGTCTTACCTGACTTGTTATCGTCGCGACCCTTTTCGTGGCCTTCGACTGGCACTTCAAATGTTTGTTTACCATTTGGTAAGTCTTTGTCTTCAACGGTGACAGTGATTGGGCCATCAACATTGGTACCAGGAGTTACGGAAACTTTTCCGGTTTCTGGATCTACAGTTACTGGAACGTCATTGCCGTCTTCATCCTTGGCAGTCACCTTGGTTGGGGTCTTATCGTCTTGGTTCTTCACAACAAGGCCGGTGTCTTGTGGCTCATCAGTTGGCTTAACGGTCTTAGGAGTTCCTTCAACCGTAGTCTTAGGACGTTCGACTACTAAGTCTGTCCCTGGGATGGTGTCCTTAGAACCGTCTGGGTAGGTAATAGTTGCGGTTCCGTCTTTATCTACTTCGACAGTTGTTGGAGTTTGACCGTCTTTAGGAGCAGGGAACTTGTCCTTGTTGGCATCTTCGATAGCCTTCTTAACCTTAGCTTGTTCTTCAGGAGTTAACTTAGTCTTGTCTTCAACTTCTGTCTTAGCTGGAACGGCTGGAGTAGTTGTTTCAGCCTGGGTTGGGTTTTCAGAAACCTTAACAGTTACTGGAACTTCATCCTTGCTACCGTCTGGGTAAGTTACCACAACAGTAGCAGGCTTATCGCCAGCTTCCTTGGTGTCGACAGGTTCCTTGAAGTCAAACTTCGTGCCTTGAGGTAACTTGTCAGCATCCTTGATACCATCTTTAGCGTTTGGTGTTTGACCAACTTTAGTGTTGATATCTTGACCTTGTGGTTCGTTCTTTTCTGCGTCAGTTAAGTCTTTAACTTGGACTTTGGCAGGAACTTCTTCGCTTGAACCGTCTGGGTAGGTTACCACAACTGTCGCTGTTTTTTCACCTGGAGTCTTAGTATCAACTGGTTCCTTGTAAGATACCTTGGTACCTTGTGGAAGTTTTTTCAGGTTTGCAATCGAATCTTCAGCTTTTGGTGTTTCGCCAACTTTGACAGTTTGGTCCTTAGCTTGTGGTTCGTTCTTTTCTGCATCAGTTAAGTCTTTGACTTGGACTTTGGCAGGAACTTCTTCACTTGAACCATCTGGGTAAGTGACTACAACTGTCGCTGCTTTTTCACCTGGTGTCTTAGTATCGACTGGTTCCTTGTAGGCTACCTTAGTACCTTGTGGAAGGTCTTTCAGGTTGGCGATAGAATCTTCAGCCTTAGGTGTTTCACCGACTTTGACAGTTTGGTCCTTAGCTTGCGGTTCGTTCTTTTCTGCATCTGTCTTCTTAGTTGCATTGGCTACAATGACTTCGTCTTTACTAATTGGTGTATCAGGTGCGACGGACCAAGTGATTGGTTCTTTATAATCTTTAGCTTTAGATGGATCGATAGTTGCCTTTGGATACATATCCTCTGAAATACCACTACCATCTCTTACGTGAAGAACTTTTTCTGGAACTTGAGTCCCCTCACCAGCTTTAAGCGTTACCTTATGGTAGCCTTCTGGAACTGGAGCATTTGGATCAGTTGGATTATAAACGTCAGGCCGTATAGTCACATTGAATACAGCTTCAGTCGTGTCGGTTGTCTTGTCACCGTAAGTTACCACGACTGGGATTTTGACATCCTTGCCTTCGTCAGCAGCTTGAGGTGTATAGCTAACTTCCCCTGTCTTAGGATCGATTGTAGCACCCTTAGGAGCCCCTTCACCTAGAGCGAAAGTTGCGCCGGCTGGTGTGTCTACTGGCTTATCAGCGCTGTCTTTGAAACTTGGAGATTTCGATTTTGCTGCTTGACCAACATTGGCTTCAGTTGGGGCATAGCTTGGTTCTAAGGCATCCTTATCCTGTTGTTTAACCGTGATTGGTGTCTTAGATTCTGCTTGAAGTTCGCCATTCTTACCTGGAACAGTGACTTCAACCTTCTTACCGTCATGGTCTTTCTTGGTTAAAGGTGTGTCTGGGGTATAGTTAGGCACGTCTTTGAGACTCACTTTAATCCCGTACTTGTCGAAGTCTTTTGCTTCAACCACTTTTTCCACGCCATTGGCATCGGTTAATTTCACCTTAGTGCCGGCTGGGTCAAGCTTGTTGTCGCCTGCCTTGCCTTCGGTATATTCCTTCTTGGTTGGGTCTTGAACGATTTCAACCTTAGCGATACCGACATTGTCTTCGTTGAAACGTTTGTCTTCGTAAACGGAGTGGTATTCGCGGGTGTCGCCAAGTAGACCGTCTTCGATTGAACTATCCTTGGCTAATTCATTATCAAAGATTGGCTCCCATGATGACCATTTCTTGGCTGGGTTGTCCGCAACTGGGTTGGTCGGTACAACTTGGTCGAATTTCGTTTGAATTTCAGGATCGTTGAACTTGGTCCCCTTGAGGACGTCGAAGGCTTTCACCTTAGCATTGTCCGCAAATTTACCAGTTACTGAACCGTCCTTGGTGTCCGCATTGAATTTCAGACGCACATAGCCCTCAGGTACAGGAGAGTTTGGATCGGTAACATCTTTAATCTTGTCCTGTTCAGCCACAATGACTGGCGCATTGGTGGTATCTTGTGAGCCATCCTTGTAGGTCACAACCACTGGCACGCTAACCATGGTCCCTGCGTCAGCAGCCTTAGCGGTGTAGGTAACCACCCCTGTGTTAGGATCAACCTTAGCCCCCTCTGGAGCGTTTTCGCCTAAAGCGAATTTAGCGCCTTCTGGTTTAGCAGTGTCCTTACCAGCCTTGTCAATGAATTGAGGCGATGAGGTAACTTCTTCGCCGACATTGGATTGGACTGGGGTGTATTTAGGATCCACTAAATCTTTTTCTTCTTCCTTAGGTAAGACTTTAATGACAGCGTTACTTTGGATCTTCATACCATTTGGATAGGTAAGAGTTACAGGAACAGTGACTGTTTCACCCGGAATCTTAGCTGTATCAGCAGCTTTGATGGTAACTTCACCAGTCTTAGGATCAACGGTTACAGGTATTTCCTTGCCGCCAACGTTAACTGTCTTAAGCGGTTCATAAGAAATCTTAGTTTCGCCGTTCTTATCTACGGTTTCTTTTCTTTCTTCATAGGAGAAGGTTGGCTTACCATCGTTTGGATTTGGAGTATATTCTTCTCCAGCGGTATTCTTGTATTTTGGAGCAGCTGTTTTAGCTTCTTGACCCGCTTTCTTTTCGATTGGATCATATTCAACCTTGGGCGCTGCGATAAAGGCATCTGCAGCTAGGGCATCGGTTAAATTATCATGCTTCTTATTATCATTTAAGAAAATAGCAGAAGTAAATTTAGCTGGTGCACCAAGTTGCTTATCGACATTTACTGGAATGGAAGCTGGTGCTTTACCATCTGGAGTGGTTACGAATTCAGTTGCTTCTCCATATGGTTTCCCATCTTTAAACCATCTTTGGAAATAAGTCGTACTTGGTAGGAGACCTTCAGATGAGTTTTCTACTTTTTCACCCGCTGGAGCAAAGTTTGATTGTGCATCGTATGTTTTAACCGCGTGAGCTGGTTTAGCTACGATTGCCGCAAAATTGACGTCTGAGATATTCCCTGAAGCCAAGTTTGATGGTCCAACTGGTTTAGCAGCCCCATCGAGAAGGGCAAACACATTATTTTGTGATGTATTTGACCAAATATTATAGTTGTCAATTAGGGAAGCCACATACATATAGTCTTGGTTAATGTGACGGTGCTTTTGTCCAATTGTCCCATTCCAAGCCATTAAATTCGTATGGTTTTCATCTTTTACATTAACGACTTTGCCATACTCTTCAGGTTTAATAGTATGAGAAATTGATAGCCCACTATTTGCTTCATTTCGAGACACACCATAAAGGCCTCTGAATGGAATGTAGTAATTTCCGTTAGAATCTACAGTACCTACAACCGTTTCTGCAATATGAGAGCCTTTACCATTTTTAGCTTCATAATCAGCAATGATTTGGGATTGAGCATCTCTAAACTCTAAAATTCTCGGATTGTCTTGCCCAGCAGAACCTGTGTAGTTATTGTCTTTCTTCCATTTATCGAATAAACGAGCTACCTCATCATTCACATAGGAAGCCACTACCTTAGTCTTAGCTGCTGGAAGATCCCAGGAATCTTTCTTCCACATACGAGCGTCTGATCCGGCAGGGTCGCCACCATCAAACCAAACTTTACCAGAGACTTTACCATAGTCTCCGGCTGGTTTCCATTCGCCGGAAGGATCTGGAGATTCTCGCCAGGTGTTCTTAGGACCAACTAACCAATCATTATTCAGTAATTTTTCTTGGAATACAACTTGGCCACCAACAATACGATCAATACCTACAGTGAAGTCCCAGGATTCATTGGTACGAGTTAAACGTTTGTGGAAGCCAGTGATTTGGTCCCCACCCTTGATTAAAGCTAAGTGGGCTGGGTCTGGATTTTCGGCCCAGGTTCTCACCGCAAAGGCTTCTTGGTCTCCATCAGATAATTTCCATTTATGTACATTACCAAATTTATCGATAACTGGTTTGTCAAAGGTAAATGTGAATGTCCCATCAGCTTTTGAAACGGTTTTATAAACTGGCGAAACATAACCATCTTTATAAGCCCATTGCAAATAAACAGGAACACCAGCTAAAGTTTCCTTAGTCACTTCGTTACTATTGCCATGTCTGTATACGAAAACAGTCCCAGAATAAGATCGCTTATCCCCTTGTTTACCAGTCGCATCAATAGCAGAATCTTGTAATTTTTTAAGTAATTCAGACTCTCCAACCAAGGTCTTATCTGAGTTTGTTGTATCAACATTAGCATAGAATGACAAGCCTTCACTTTTAACATCGCTCTTCAGCTCATCAGACTTAACTTTATCCTCAGAGCCCTTTCGATCTTCTGCATAGTAAGCTGCACGACTTGGAGCTTTTTTTACTTTAGGTTGTTCTTCAGGCTTAACTTCTTTATTAGCTTTTGGCTTTTCTTCAGTTTTTTTATCAGCCTTAACATTTTCGGGTTTAGATTGTTTTTCAGACTTAGCTGATTCTTCAGCTTTCTTAGTTTCAGCCTTTTCAGCTTTAACTTTTTCGGCTTGAGTTTTTTCTTCAGACTTCTTATCTGCTTCAGGTTGAGCCGGTTTAGCTTCTGCTTTTTCTTCAGTAAGCTTTACTTCTTCTGCTACAGGTGTAGGAACTGTTTTATCCTCAGCTGGACTTGCCACTGGAGCAGTCACTACTTCACTCGGCTTAGGGTCCGCTACAGGAACTGGTGCACTAGTGGTTTCCACTACTGATGCTTTGACTTCGTCGGTGGCCGCTTGGGCGACAGCTGAATCAGATGCAAAGAGCAAACCTGCCGCTACTGCAACCGATGCCACGCCAACACTTAGACGTCTAATCGAATAGCGGTAGAATTTGTTGCTTTGCTTTTCCTTTTTCACCTTAAGGTTATTCTTACCAACCATATTCTTCCTCCTCATACTTATACAAATTCGTTTATTTCAAAACAAGGACTTGATAGGGCTATGGTACTCCAAAGTTAAGTGTAAATTCAATTAATATGAGGTTTTATAAGCATTTAATTTATTATATCATTAACTTTATTTAATTAATAAAAGCAATTGGTATGGAATATTCCTTATTAATCACGGTTTACTAGCTGTTTTCATAGTAAAGAACATATTAAATGAGTTTATATTTATTAAAAATAATTCACGCTTTTATACATTTTTTGTTTTTTATAGCTAAATAAACCGAGCTTCAAAATGTCTCTTTCTTACATCTAAGACCTCATTAAATAATAATGTCCAAGAAAAAATCCCCTTAAAGTCACTTTCTAGAGTTGAAAGGACTTAAGAGGATTTGATAAGTACAAATAATTTTTATTTACTGGTCAATTACATTTCTTTAGGTGCTTGGACGCCTAAGAGTCTCAGCCCTTCAGTCAAGACCACTGACACCGCATAAACTAAAGCTAAGCGGGCATTCAATTGCTCATCTTCTTCAAGGACCCGAGTGTGAGCATAGTATTTATTAAAGCGTTGGGCCAATTGCAGCGTATACTTAGCAATCACACTAGGTTCATAGCTTTCATATGCCTTAGCAATAATTTCTGGGAAGCGATTTAATTGCTTAACCACCGCATAAGACTCGTCATCAGCCAGTTGTAAGTCGTCTAGACTAGGCTTACCGGTATTGGCCTTACGCAAGATCGATTGCGCCCGAGCATTGGCGTATTGGACATAAGGGCCAGTTTCCCCTTCAAATTGAACCACTTCCTCTAATTGGAAGTCAAAGTTATTCATGCGGTCATTCTTGAGGTCATGGAAGACCACGGCCCCTACACCAACGGCTTCTGCTACCTGGTCTTTATCAGTAAGGTCAGGGTTTTTACTGTTGATTTGTTCTTGAGCTAAACGAATCGCTTCTTTAAGAACGGCTTCTAAGAGAACCACTTTTCCTTTCCGGGTAGAGAGTTTCTTGCCCCCTTGAGTAATTAAACCGAATGGAATGTGGTGAATATCTTCATACCAGTCATAGCCCATTTCTTTGATGACTGCTTTTAATTGTTTGAAGTGGACAGACTGTTCATTCCCGACCACATAGAGGCATTGGTCAAAGTCGTAGGTCCGCTTACGGTAGAAGACGGCTGCCAGGTCACGAGTCATATAAAGGGTCGCCCCATCAGACTTCTTCACTAAGGCTGGGATCAAGTCATAGGCTTCCAAATCAACTAGGGTAGCTCCTTGGTCCACTTTGAGCAGGTTCTTTTCCTCTAACTCATCAATTACAGCATCCATCTTGTCATTATAGAAGGCTTCCCCATTCATGGAATCAAAATCGATACCTAGTAAATCATAGATACTTTGGAATTCTTCTAATGATTTCTCTCGCATCCATTGCCATAATTCCAATTCTTCTGGGTTGCCGCCCTCTAATTCTTTAAAGGCTTGGCGCGCTTCATCATTTAAAGAATCGTCTTCATCAGCCATTTTGTGGAAATAGACATACAAGCGGTTTAATTCCTTAATGGGATTTTGTCGAACGGTTTCTTCGTCACCCCATTTACGGTAAGCAACGATGAGTTTACCAAATTGGGTTCCCCAGTCACCAAGGTGGTTAATACGGATGGGTTGAAAACCAACTTTCTCAACGATATTCCCAATAGCGTTCCCAATAACAGTAGAACGAAGGTGGCCCATGGACATGGGTTTAGCAATATTGGGGCTAGACATATCAATACAGATATTCTCCCCATCCCCAATGGCTAATTGGCCATAGGCGGATTCCTTATCCAGGATATCAGCTAAGACAGCGGCAGAGATCTTATCGGCCTTAAGGAAGAAGTTAATGTAGGGTCCCACTGCTTCAACATGGTCAACTAAGTCATCACTCAGTTTCTCAGCAAGTTCACTGGCAATCTTTTGAGGGGCTTGGCGAAGTGATTTAGCTAAGATAAAAGCCGGAAAAGCCAGGTCCCCTTGGCCTTCATGCTTAGGGACTTCTAAGACATCTTCCACTTGTTCTAAACTTAAATAATCACTGACTTCTGCTTGGATAATTTTTGCAATATGCTGTTTAATGTTCATGCTTTAACTCCTTTGTTAATGAGTCTTCCACCTTGGCTTAGCAAGGTGCGTCCTGTCTATTTTAGCATAAATTTGTTTGTTTTGAAGGTAGAAGTCAAAAAAGACAGTGTGTAGAACGCTAGAAAATAAAATATTTGTCCAAGTAAAAAACGACAGGACTTCGCCTGCCGTTTTCTACTATTAGTCTAATTATTTTTCAAGTGGTTGCCATTTCCATTCTTTAACTTCTGGCATGTCCGTACCGTATTCTACAATGTAGGCACGGTGCTCTTCCACCTTAGCATTCATTTGGTCAATGAAGTCTTGAGCTTTATCGCCATATACCACTTCAGCAACATGAGCCGCAAAGTGGAAGCGGTCAAGTTCGTTCAAGACACGCATGTCGAATGGTGTGGTAATTGCCCCTTCTTCACGGTAACCATGTGGGTAGAGATTGTGGTTATGACGGTCGAAGAAGATGTCTTTGAGTAAGCCTTCGAAGCTGTGGAAGCCGAAGAAGACTGGTTTGTCTTTAGTAAAGACAGCATCAAATTCTTCGTCAGATAAACCACGTGGGTCAATATTTGGATGACGGAGACGGTAGAGGTCAACCACATTCACGTAACGAATCTTCAATTCTGGGAAGGCTTCGTGTAGGTATGAGATGGTTGCAATGGTTTCTACTGTTGGTTCAGTACCAGATGCAGCGATCACTACGTCAGGTTCTTCCCCTTCTTCAACGGTAGAAGCCCAGTCAATGACCTTATAGCCCTTGTCAACAAATTCTTCAGCTTCTTCAACTGAGAAGAATTGTGGACGTGGGTGTTTAGAAGTCACGATGTAGTTAATCACGTTTTCTGAACTTAAAGCCTTGTCCATCACAGCTAATAGGGAGTTGGTATCTGCAGGGAGGTAAGCCCGGACAAATTCACCCTTCTTCTCTGCCAAGTGGGTTAATAAACCTGGGTCTTGGTGAGTATAACCGTTATGGTCTTGTTGGAAAGCGGTAGAAGAAGAAATCAAGTTCAATGATTGATAAGGTTTATGCCATTTGTATTCGCTAGCTTCACGCATCCATTTGAAATGTTGGGTGATCATGGAGTCAACTGTCCGTAAGAAGGCTTCGTAACTAGCAAAGAAACCATGGCGACCGGTTAAGGTATAAGCTTCTAAGAAACCTTCCATTTGGTGTTCTGACAATTGTGAGTCAATCACACGACCAGAAGGTGACATCCATTCATCGTAGTTATCCTTGATTGGTTCTAACCATTGACGTTTGGTCACATCGAAGACCTTGTTCAAGCGGTTAGACTTGGTTTCGTCTGGCCCAAAGATACGGAAGTTGTCTGGGTTCTTTTCGATAACGCCAGCTGCATAACCACCCATTTCAATCATGTCTTGGGCATCGCGTTCACCAGGTGTTTCAAAATCAAGAGCATAGTCACGCCAGTCTGGTAAGTTTAAAGGTTTAGGATCGATGCCTCCGTCAGTAATTGGGTTAGAAGCCATCCGTTGGTCACCCTTAGGCGCAATTTCAGCAATTTCTGGACGTAATTGACCATCTTCAGTAAATAGTTCTTCTGGACGGTAGGATTTCAACCAATCAACTAAAGCGTCCACGTGTTCCATATTCTCAGCGTTCACTGGAATTGGCACTTGGTGAGCTCTGAAGGACCCTTCAATGTCGTTACCTTCCCATGCTTTAGGACCAGTCCAGCCCTTAGGTGTCCGGTAAAGAATCATTGGCCAGTTGCCCATAGTTGCCTCTTCAGCTGAACCCTTACGTGCTTCGCCTTGGATGGACTTAATCTTTTCAATGGCTTGGTCTAAGGTTTTAGCCATAAGTGGGTGAACCTTTTCAGGATCGTTTCCTTCAACCACCATTGGGTCCCAACCTAAACCTTGGAAGTACTTAATCAAGTCTTCATTAGATTTACGTTCTAAGATGGTTGGGTTAGCAATTTTACCCCCGTTTAAGTAAAGAATTGGTAAGACTGCCCCGTCAGTCACTGGGTTAATGAAGCTATTAGATAACCAGCTGGCTGCTAAAGGACCGGTTTCAGATTCCCCGTCACCAATCACTGTTGCTGCAATCACGTCAGGGTTATCAAGGATGGCACCAGTTGCGTGGGATAAGGAATACCCGAGTTCCCCACCTTCATGGATGGATCCAGGAATTTCAGCGGTCGCGTGTGAACCGGTTCCGCCTGGGAAGGAGAAGTATTTAAAGAATTTTTGCATTCCTTCCTTGTTTTGTGGATATTCTGGATAATGTTCACTCCAGGTCCCGTCTAAATAAGCATTGGCTTGCATCACTTGGCCACCATGTCCTGGTCCTTCGATATAGAACATGTTTAAGTCATATTTGTTAATGACACGGTTCAAATGAGCGTAAACAAAGTTTTGCCCGGCAATGGTTCCCCAGTGTCCAATTGGGGTGATCTTAACGTCATCTGCCGTTACTTCACGATCTAATAAAGGATTATCCCGTAAGTACATTTGCCCCACAGATAAATAGTTAGCGGCACGCCACCAGGCATCCACTTTATCTAAATACGCTTTTGAATCAAAATCAGTCATTTTTTGATTTCCTCCTTTGAGCGAGTCGCTCTTATTTCTATTAATAATAACTTATCGCTTACCCATGACCACATGATAACATAGTCACAATCTTTTGAGAATAGCTTAAGAGCAAGATTTTTTGTTTATTTTCTTAAAATACAATCAAAGGAAGAAACGTTAATATGATCACTATTTAAGCGCTATAATGACGGACGTTCTTGGCAATGTCGATCAAGACTGCGATCGATTGTTCAATTGTTTCAATTGTCACAAATTCGTATGGGCCATGGGTATTTTCGGCTCCTGAGAAGAGATTTGGGGTTGGTAGGCCCTTATGAGATAGAATAGCCCCATCGGTTCCACCGCGCATCGGTGCTTCAAAAGCTTCCACATTATTTTTCGAATAAGCGTCCCTCGCCAGGTCAAC
The nucleotide sequence above comes from Aerococcus urinae. Encoded proteins:
- a CDS encoding Rib/alpha-like domain-containing protein, whose translation is MVGKNNLKVKKEKQSNKFYRYSIRRLSVGVASVAVAAGLLFASDSAVAQAATDEVKASVVETTSAPVPVADPKPSEVVTAPVASPAEDKTVPTPVAEEVKLTEEKAEAKPAQPEADKKSEEKTQAEKVKAEKAETKKAEESAKSEKQSKPENVKADKKTEEKPKANKEVKPEEQPKVKKAPSRAAYYAEDRKGSEDKVKSDELKSDVKSEGLSFYANVDTTNSDKTLVGESELLKKLQDSAIDATGKQGDKRSYSGTVFVYRHGNSNEVTKETLAGVPVYLQWAYKDGYVSPVYKTVSKADGTFTFTFDKPVIDKFGNVHKWKLSDGDQEAFAVRTWAENPDPAHLALIKGGDQITGFHKRLTRTNESWDFTVGIDRIVGGQVVFQEKLLNNDWLVGPKNTWRESPDPSGEWKPAGDYGKVSGKVWFDGGDPAGSDARMWKKDSWDLPAAKTKVVASYVNDEVARLFDKWKKDNNYTGSAGQDNPRILEFRDAQSQIIADYEAKNGKGSHIAETVVGTVDSNGNYYIPFRGLYGVSRNEANSGLSISHTIKPEEYGKVVNVKDENHTNLMAWNGTIGQKHRHINQDYMYVASLIDNYNIWSNTSQNNVFALLDGAAKPVGPSNLASGNISDVNFAAIVAKPAHAVKTYDAQSNFAPAGEKVENSSEGLLPSTTYFQRWFKDGKPYGEATEFVTTPDGKAPASIPVNVDKQLGAPAKFTSAIFLNDNKKHDNLTDALAADAFIAAPKVEYDPIEKKAGQEAKTAAPKYKNTAGEEYTPNPNDGKPTFSYEERKETVDKNGETKISYEPLKTVNVGGKEIPVTVDPKTGEVTIKAADTAKIPGETVTVPVTLTYPNGMKIQSNAVIKVLPKEEEKDLVDPKYTPVQSNVGEEVTSSPQFIDKAGKDTAKPEGAKFALGENAPEGAKVDPNTGVVTYTAKAADAGTMVSVPVVVTYKDGSQDTTNAPVIVAEQDKIKDVTDPNSPVPEGYVRLKFNADTKDGSVTGKFADNAKVKAFDVLKGTKFNDPEIQTKFDQVVPTNPVADNPAKKWSSWEPIFDNELAKDSSIEDGLLGDTREYHSVYEDKRFNEDNVGIAKVEIVQDPTKKEYTEGKAGDNKLDPAGTKVKLTDANGVEKVVEAKDFDKYGIKVSLKDVPNYTPDTPLTKKDHDGKKVEVTVPGKNGELQAESKTPITVKQQDKDALEPSYAPTEANVGQAAKSKSPSFKDSADKPVDTPAGATFALGEGAPKGATIDPKTGEVSYTPQAADEGKDVKIPVVVTYGDKTTDTTEAVFNVTIRPDVYNPTDPNAPVPEGYHKVTLKAGEGTQVPEKVLHVRDGSGISEDMYPKATIDPSKAKDYKEPITWSVAPDTPISKDEVIVANATKKTDAEKNEPQAKDQTVKVGETPKAEDSIANLKDLPQGTKVAYKEPVDTKTPGEKAATVVVTYPDGSSEEVPAKVQVKDLTDAEKNEPQAKDQTVKVGETPKAEDSIANLKKLPQGTKVSYKEPVDTKTPGEKTATVVVTYPDGSSEEVPAKVQVKDLTDAEKNEPQGQDINTKVGQTPNAKDGIKDADKLPQGTKFDFKEPVDTKEAGDKPATVVVTYPDGSKDEVPVTVKVSENPTQAETTTPAVPAKTEVEDKTKLTPEEQAKVKKAIEDANKDKFPAPKDGQTPTTVEVDKDGTATITYPDGSKDTIPGTDLVVERPKTTVEGTPKTVKPTDEPQDTGLVVKNQDDKTPTKVTAKDEDGNDVPVTVDPETGKVSVTPGTNVDGPITVTVEDKDLPNGKQTFEVPVEGHEKGRDDNKSGKTQADLTDPTVPAKTEVEDKTNLTPEEKAEVKKKVEDTNKGKFPEAKPGQNPTKVEIGNDGTATITYPDGSKDTIPGTDLVVERPKTTVEGTPKTVKPTNDPQDTGLVVKNKDDKTPTKVTAKDEDGQDVPVTVDPETGKVSVTPGTNVDGPITVTVEDKDLPDGKQSFEVPVEGHEKGRDDNKSGKTQADLTDPTVPAEKTPVADKNHLTDDEKAQVKKAIEDANKDKFPAPKEDQKPTTVTVDDKGNATITYPDGSKDIIPGDQLVREKTNVDDSAVKAVNPTDEKQGTGIKVNNQDKDTTVTAKDEDGKDVPVVINPETGEVEVTPGTNVDGPITVTVTDPDLPGGKKEDTVPVNGHKAGRDDNGSDKTQADLTEPTVPAKTEVEDKTNLTPEEQGKVKKAIEDANKDKFPVAKDGQKPTTVEVGKDGTATITYPDGSKDTIPGTDLVVERPKTTVEGTPKTVKPTDEPQDTGLVVKNQDDKTPTKVTAKDEDGNNVPVTVDPTTGKVSVTPGTKVDGPITVTVEDKDLPEGKQSFEVPVEGHKKGRDDNGSDKTQADLTDPTVPAEKTPVADKTNLTQEEKDAVKKAIEDANKDKFPAPKEGQNPTKVEIGNDGTATITYPDGSKDTIPGDQLVREKTNIDDSVVTPVDPTDEQQGTGIKVNNPDKDTKVTAKDEDGKDVPVAINPETGEVEVTPGADVDGPITVTVEDPDLPGGKQEVTVPVKGHEAGRDDNGSDEPNIPSETVEKTTVDDSQVKEVNPTDDQQGTGIKVNNPDKDTTVTAKDEDGKDIPVVINPETGEVEVTPGTDVDAPIIVTITDPELPGGKKVVVVPVKGHAADRDDNHSEASPKPATPKPNTVKPGQPGHGNQVAQPVHTNTAVHAATTKANQPSANKASSAKIQSQLPQTGAVAGLASSLALALIGAGSILALGKRRKED
- the argS gene encoding arginine--tRNA ligase; this translates as MNIKQHIAKIIQAEVSDYLSLEQVEDVLEVPKHEGQGDLAFPAFILAKSLRQAPQKIASELAEKLSDDLVDHVEAVGPYINFFLKADKISAAVLADILDKESAYGQLAIGDGENICIDMSSPNIAKPMSMGHLRSTVIGNAIGNIVEKVGFQPIRINHLGDWGTQFGKLIVAYRKWGDEETVRQNPIKELNRLYVYFHKMADEDDSLNDEARQAFKELEGGNPEELELWQWMREKSLEEFQSIYDLLGIDFDSMNGEAFYNDKMDAVIDELEEKNLLKVDQGATLVDLEAYDLIPALVKKSDGATLYMTRDLAAVFYRKRTYDFDQCLYVVGNEQSVHFKQLKAVIKEMGYDWYEDIHHIPFGLITQGGKKLSTRKGKVVLLEAVLKEAIRLAQEQINSKNPDLTDKDQVAEAVGVGAVVFHDLKNDRMNNFDFQLEEVVQFEGETGPYVQYANARAQSILRKANTGKPSLDDLQLADDESYAVVKQLNRFPEIIAKAYESYEPSVIAKYTLQLAQRFNKYYAHTRVLEEDEQLNARLALVYAVSVVLTEGLRLLGVQAPKEM
- a CDS encoding phosphoketolase family protein, producing the protein MTDFDSKAYLDKVDAWWRAANYLSVGQMYLRDNPLLDREVTADDVKITPIGHWGTIAGQNFVYAHLNRVINKYDLNMFYIEGPGHGGQVMQANAYLDGTWSEHYPEYPQNKEGMQKFFKYFSFPGGTGSHATAEIPGSIHEGGELGYSLSHATGAILDNPDVIAATVIGDGESETGPLAASWLSNSFINPVTDGAVLPILYLNGGKIANPTILERKSNEDLIKYFQGLGWDPMVVEGNDPEKVHPLMAKTLDQAIEKIKSIQGEARKGSAEEATMGNWPMILYRTPKGWTGPKAWEGNDIEGSFRAHQVPIPVNAENMEHVDALVDWLKSYRPEELFTEDGQLRPEIAEIAPKGDQRMASNPITDGGIDPKPLNLPDWRDYALDFETPGERDAQDMIEMGGYAAGVIEKNPDNFRIFGPDETKSNRLNKVFDVTKRQWLEPIKDNYDEWMSPSGRVIDSQLSEHQMEGFLEAYTLTGRHGFFASYEAFLRTVDSMITQHFKWMREASEYKWHKPYQSLNLISSSTAFQQDHNGYTHQDPGLLTHLAEKKGEFVRAYLPADTNSLLAVMDKALSSENVINYIVTSKHPRPQFFSVEEAEEFVDKGYKVIDWASTVEEGEEPDVVIAASGTEPTVETIATISYLHEAFPELKIRYVNVVDLYRLRHPNIDPRGLSDEEFDAVFTKDKPVFFGFHSFEGLLKDIFFDRHNHNLYPHGYREEGAITTPFDMRVLNELDRFHFAAHVAEVVYGDKAQDFIDQMNAKVEEHRAYIVEYGTDMPEVKEWKWQPLEK